In Campylobacter concisus, a single window of DNA contains:
- a CDS encoding DNA ligase, giving the protein MRIIFAVLALLNFAFSLDLLRLSEYKDQNVSGWLASEKLDGVRAYWDGENLLSRQGKKLNAPLSFTKNFPKFALDGELYAKELKFEEIQATVMDKLPDKKAWGRLKFYVFDVPEASGGLIARLEVLAKFLKNEPNQNLIIIKQIKMRDNAQFLKFTEDIIVKGGEGVVVREPNTPYERKRSKNALKFKKFKDAECEVIAINKGSGKYVKFAGSLTCKALGGKDNEEKIGEPKSGTVFKIGSGLSDEKRKNPPKIGSIITYKFQNLTANGKPRFPIFLRVRED; this is encoded by the coding sequence ATTAGAATAATTTTTGCGGTTTTAGCCCTTTTAAATTTTGCATTTTCTCTTGACCTGCTGCGACTTAGCGAGTATAAAGATCAAAATGTCAGTGGCTGGCTAGCTAGCGAGAAGCTTGATGGCGTGCGTGCCTACTGGGACGGAGAGAATTTACTCTCAAGACAGGGCAAAAAGCTAAATGCACCGCTAAGTTTTACTAAAAATTTCCCAAAATTTGCGCTCGATGGCGAGCTTTATGCTAAAGAGCTTAAGTTTGAAGAAATTCAAGCAACAGTGATGGATAAGTTGCCAGATAAAAAAGCGTGGGGCAGGCTTAAATTTTACGTTTTTGACGTGCCTGAGGCAAGTGGTGGCTTAATTGCTAGACTTGAAGTTTTGGCCAAATTTTTAAAAAATGAGCCAAATCAAAATTTGATCATCATAAAACAGATAAAAATGCGAGATAACGCTCAATTTTTAAAATTCACAGAGGACATTATTGTAAAGGGCGGAGAGGGAGTAGTCGTGCGTGAGCCAAATACGCCGTACGAGCGAAAAAGAAGTAAAAATGCACTTAAATTTAAGAAATTTAAAGATGCCGAGTGTGAAGTAATTGCTATAAATAAAGGTAGCGGCAAATACGTAAAATTTGCTGGTTCGCTCACTTGCAAAGCGCTTGGTGGCAAAGATAACGAAGAAAAAATTGGCGAGCCAAAATCTGGCACTGTCTTTAAAATAGGCTCAGGACTAAGCGATGAAAAGCGCAAAAATCCCCCAAAAATAGGCTCTATCATCACATATAAATTTCAAAATTTAACAGCCAATGGCAAGCCAAGATTTCCAATATTTTTAAGGGTTAGAGAGGATTAA
- a CDS encoding DNA-3-methyladenine glycosylase I, giving the protein MRRCEWAKGELDIAYHDNEWGKVVKDDRKFFEMIVLEGFQAGLSWHGVLQKREAMREAFDGFDPEKIKFYGEAEIAKFMQNERLIRNRLKLKSLAINALAFLSVTQEFGSFYDYLWGYLLRKFDPKFDGKQIINHYQDIKQVPATTPMSDFVAKELKKRGFKFLGSVSTYAFLQSVGVVDDHMDYCFCKAKA; this is encoded by the coding sequence ATGAGGCGATGCGAATGGGCAAAAGGCGAGCTTGATATAGCTTACCACGATAACGAGTGGGGCAAAGTCGTAAAAGATGATAGAAAATTTTTCGAAATGATAGTTTTGGAGGGCTTTCAGGCGGGACTTTCGTGGCATGGAGTGCTTCAAAAAAGAGAGGCCATGAGAGAGGCGTTTGATGGCTTTGATCCAGAGAAGATCAAGTTTTACGGCGAGGCTGAAATAGCTAAATTTATGCAAAATGAGAGGCTGATCCGTAATAGATTAAAACTAAAATCACTCGCTATAAATGCCCTTGCATTTTTATCCGTAACGCAAGAATTTGGTAGCTTTTATGACTATCTTTGGGGATATTTGTTAAGAAAATTTGACCCAAAATTTGACGGCAAGCAGATCATAAATCACTATCAAGATATCAAACAAGTGCCAGCCACTACGCCTATGTCAGACTTTGTGGCAAAGGAGCTAAAAAAACGAGGGTTTAAATTTCTAGGCTCTGTTAGCACCTATGCATTTTTGCAAAGCGTGGGCGTTGTAGACGATCATATGGATTATTGTTTTTGCAAGGCAAAAGCTTGA